One Capra hircus breed San Clemente chromosome 29, ASM170441v1, whole genome shotgun sequence genomic region harbors:
- the LOC102190385 gene encoding putative olfactory receptor 10D4, with amino-acid sequence MRNHTPVTEFLLMGIPHTQGLEHALFVFFLAFYLLTLVGNLLILLATLTSSNLHTPMYFFLGNLSVFDIFFPSVSSPKMMLYLLGQSQTISYQGCACQLFFYHFLGCTECFLYTVMAYDRFAAICHPLRYTAIMNPRVCAILTLSTWMGSSVHASVLTFLVFKLPYCGPKEVGNFFCDIPVVLPLACADTSLAQTVSFTNVGVVALLCFLLVLVSYTHIVISILRISSSEGRHRAFSTCSAHLTSVLLFYGPVVLIYLRPASSPWLDSMVQVLNNIVNPSLNPLIYSLRNKDVKLALRNALIQGVHTCGV; translated from the coding sequence ATGAGGAATCACACTCCAGTAACCGAGTTCCTCCTCATGGGAATCCCTCACACACAGGGGCTGGAACACGCGCTCTTTGTCTTCTTCCTCGCCTTCTACCTGCTCACTCTTGTGGGGAACCTGCTCATTCTCCTGGCCACCCTCACTTCCTCcaacctccacacccccatgtatttcttcctggGCAACTTGTCAGTGTTTGACATCTTTTTCCCTTCCGTGAGTTCCCCCAAAATGATGCTCTACCTACTGGGGCAAAGCCAGACCATCTCTTACCAGGGCTGCGCCTGCCAGCTCTTCTTTTATCACTTCCTGGGCTGCACGGAGTGTTTCCTGTACactgtgatggcctatgaccgctttgCCGCCATCTGTCACCCCTTGCGGTACACGGCCATCATGAACCCCAGGGTGTGTGCCATCCTGACTCTGAGCACCTGGATGGGGAGCAGTGTGCATGCGTCTGTCCTCACATTTCTTGTGTTTAAGTTACCCTACTGTGGCCCCAAGGAGGTGGGCAATTTCTTCTGTGACATCCCGGTGGTGCTGCCCCTGGCCTGTGCAGACACCTCTCTAGCTCAGACAGTGAGTTTCACCAACGTAGGTGTTGTGGCACTCCTCTGTTTCCTTCTTGTCCTCGTTTCTTATACTCACATTGTTATCTCTATATTGAGAATCAGCTCCTCAGAAGGCAGGCACAGAGCCTTCTCCACCTGCAGTGCCCACCTGACTTCCGTCCTGCTCTTCTATGGACCCGTGGTCCTCATTTATCTCCGGCCTGCCTCCAGCCCTTGGCTGGATTCTATGGTTCAAGTGTTGAATAATATTGTTAACCCTTCCCTGAATCCTTTGATATACAGCTTGAGAAACAAGGATGTGAAGTTGGCTCTGAGAAATGCACTAATCCAGGGAGTACACACCTGTGGAGTGTAA